The genomic stretch TTTGTAATTAAAGTAAATCCAATAAAATCTCTTCATGCAagatttatttaattaaatattatttaatacCCTCTTTAGTcatatattttaattttagagtTCATTTTGATCTCTTAACTTTAAAAAAGTTCATATTGGTTCCTTAACTCTTGAAAATGTATCATGTTAGTCCTTTTTGTTTAATTAGCAAcagaaaaaaatcaaaaattgGTCGCTAAATTCGTCGATAATTAGACAAAAAAGATTAACATGGTCTATTTTGAAGAATTAAAAGACCAATACGAACTTTTTTAAGTTAAGGGACTAAAATGAATCCCAAGGTTAAGATACGAGACTAAAAATGGTAATTAAACCTAAAATATTTTCCAATCAAAATCTTTCCAAACCAACTTCACAAGAATCTTGGACCGAATAAAACTTAATGAATTCTTATAATAAGTCCTTGAATCAAACACATGATCAAATGAGTTAAAATCAAACTTTCCAAAAAAGAGTGCAATAGAGAAATAGGTAGCAAATATGTCCTCAACAACTTTTGAGAAATCTTACTTTACATTTTTCCGATAaaaataagtcaatccaaatgtaACAGCAAATTGTTGTATTGAAACTCGCTTAATGCTTGAGACAGGCACTAAGGAGGAAAGGAAGAAGTTTTTCGTGAGGAGTGTCCCCACTGCGAACTTTTTTACTTTATATTCTAGCAAGTTATTTTTCTTTTGAATCAGCATGTGTTATTTCCCTTTGTAGATACTATGGAATATCTTGATATGATGTCCGGGATGCCGATAAAATGAAGCATCTTAAAATTATGCGCCAAAATTTACTCTAAAGATGGAAGATATCGAGAAGAAGGATCAACCAGGGGAGACTTATGAACCACAAAAGAAGGGTGAATCTGAGAAGAATGTGTCTATAGGCCCAAAGACTAATGTCAGAGAGAAAGGAAATCTGGAAAAGAAGCCCATTATCTTGGATAAACTTGTGAATAAACCTATTGAGAGGTTATTTTCAAGAGCTATTTGTTATGATCAAACTGGGAAAGGGTAATGGAAAACTCTCGTTGAAGATGAAAATACCAAGAAGAAACAAAAGGATAAGCCTAATTTAAATAGTTTATTTCTTGGGGAAATAATCACTTTATCTCTTATTTCACGCTTCCATATTTCTTATTTAGCCTAGGACCTATGACTAGAAAAGATCTTCATAATGTTATTTTGGAGAGTGATTACGCATATCTATCTAATTTGACCGAGGGTGTCTGTCGTGAGCTAATAAAGGAGCCCATTTTTCATATGCATAACTCCACCACCCTACTTAAATTAGGAGCTATTGAAATGGGTGAAGTCATAGAATCATGGGTGCTCAATAAAGGAAAATATTCCTTACAAAAGTACCTTGACTCTGAAAACTTGGAGAATGACAAGGTCTTTAAGGAGTTTGGTGTTGCAAATAAGTATTTAAAGGAATTTTTTAACAAGAAATCTACTTAGTAGAAGGAGGTCAATAACTAAGGTACTTATATTGCTTTTAAAGAGAAGGTGGTTGAAATTTATTATCTTGCCAACAAACACCATGATTCAATAGGGGACAAGGAGGCACCTTGAGTAAACTTCGAGAAACTTTAGTTGTACTAAGAATGCCCTTGCTAAGGGTTAGCAAGGCTCTTAACTAGGATCAATAAGAAAACTAACTCTCAATTGTTGTGGAGGCCAGTTATATTTATCTCCATTAATATTTTGAGAATACCTTGGTGCTGGTTGAACTTCTCCATCTCATAATTAAAATATCCAAGGAGAGCATTCATGCTGAACAAATGATTATGGATGGGAAGCTAGTTTCCCTTGGTGGAAAGGATGCATATTAATTTCATTTGCTTTTGACTATATTTTGTTATTGCCATGTTGGCCAACTTGTTTTAAAATGTAATGCTTGTACATGCCACTTTTAGCCTTTTTATTGAATGAAATTTTGATTTATCTTTAATTATATGATTGATTTCTCCTTTATTTGTATAGAGACTCTTATCTGTAAAATATGTTAAGGCTTTTAACTTAGTGATATGAGCATGTTGGTGTTTCATAGTTAATTCTTACCACCCCTGTTTTGTGTTGTTTCCATCGTCTCTTTGTGGATGTTATGAGGAGTTGTATCCAAATGATTATTGGACGTTTGTGAGGCATGTGTTGTTGGCCAAATGACTTCAAACATAAGAGAAGTGAATTGTAATGTAAGAATTTTTTTGAAACTTTAAAAAACAAAACACTTTTAAGATTGAGATCATAGAAGGCCATGTCAGATTATATACTGATTCTACCCAAAATCATGAGGCCTATGCCCAATTCTCAAGGATTGAACATTGAAATTTCCATGATCGCAAAGCTTTTACGACATGATCTTACCATAACCTTCTTAAACCAAGTTTTTATCAGATTTAGCTTGCAACCTTTATATCAAAATGTCATACTTAAGAGAATAACTCTCTATTGTTTACAATTAGAGATCAAGAGTTGTTACACAAGAAACTGTACTAAGTATATCACTCTCTCAGTACTAAAATCATTTTAAGTGAATATATATGAAAAATATTGGAGCAGGGTGAGAGTAGAGAATAAAGTGTTTTCTAAAATCTTTTGGGTTTCCCAAAATAGCACAATACCTTATTTTTTATTAGTGTATTTAAGCAAAACATGTAACTTGTAAAAGGCCAAAATTCGGACCATAATCAAATTGGTGAGGCCATAATCGAATATGATCTATCAAATCAGAAAATATTTGTTGGATCTGAACTATAATTGATTATTAGGAATCTATAATCGATTACTAAGCGTGACACACCTCATAATCGATTACTTTACCATCATAATTGATTATAGTCAGAATTTGCTTCATAATTGATTTTATAATTGATTATGCATAATTTAGAAAAGTTTTGGCTTTTTCAATGGTTTTTCATAAGAGTTTGAAAAATATAaagttttgaaaatagtttttAGTGAGTGCGCAATGTATTTTATTACTCAGATAATATCATGCTTATATTACACATTTGATCATAAAAAGATAACGGCAACTTAAACACATGATCAAGTGGAAAACCTTTTGTATAAATTTTTGTTTCTTGATGTTATTCATAACATTTGATACTTTTATGCCAAACATCAAAACCTTCTCGCTTTTTTATATAATTAATCTTCTTCATTTGATGATGTTTAAAATAGATTATGGTATTCCTTTGTCATCATCAAAAACCTATTAAATTTGTTAAATATATAGAGCCACACACACCCGACCAGGGTTTTGAGGTTGACGTTTATGACTAATATCCTCTGGCATCTTTCACACTTAATCACATATTCTTTGGCGTATTAGACCATTGAAGGCAAGTAATATCCTACTATGATGACTTTCATCACCAAGGCCCTTCCTCTGAAGTGTTGTTTAGATATACCCTCATGGACTTCAGCATGGGAATATTCTACTTCATCATGCTCTAAAAATTGCATAAGAATGGTGGAGAGACCTATCATGTACTGACAGAAGAAATCAAATCTTTTGTAACTTTTGTATATGAATTAAAGTACATCCTTGGTCTTTATATAGACTCAGAAACTTCAGCTATTCTAGGAAACATAATTATTAGTAAATACTATTAATAGCCCACTATCTCTTGACCTTCCAACTACAACAGACTCTTAATCTCTCCACTAACTTATTAATAGAAACCCACTAACTATaacattaaagtttattcaacaaaaCTCCTCTGTAAACTTAAATGTTTCTTCTATTCATCATGCCTATCAATTTCTTGCCTATGTCGAAGATTTATTTTGatagtggttttgtgaaaatgtctGCTGCTTGATCCTTACTTGCTACATGCTTCAATTCGACATTTCCTTCCTTCACGTGTTCTCGAATGAAGTGGAAGCGAACGTCAATGTGTTTGCTCCTTTCATGGTTTACTGGATTCTTTGCTAACTCAATTGCTGACTTGTTGTCAAATTGTATTATTGTTGCACCTTTCTGTTTTAGCTCCATTTTACTCATCAATCTTCTGAGCCATATTGCATGACAAATGCACCAGGATGCTGCTACATATTCTGCTTCACATGTCGAAAGTGTTACTATTGGCTGCTTTTTAGAAAGCCAAGTGAATGCAGTATTTCCCATGAAGAACACATATCCAGAAGAGCTCTTTCGATCGTCTATGTCTCCGCACCAATCACTGTTAGAGTAACCAACTGTATACATGTGTTTTTGACGCCATAAGATTAGTATGCAAAATGGTTCCTTCGACGAAGGACGCCATAAGAGTTGTTCGACATTTCGATAAAATGATGGTTCGACATTTCGACAGGATAGTTGCATATGGAAAAACGTCTTTGACAAACACGGATGATGCTATAATATTTCAACAATTCGACAGAGTCTGGAGAAAGACGTCATTTCGACGTGAAGTGTAAATTCGAATtcaaaagagttgtgacgtttggcagaacacgcgtggaagcatctggcgaaagggAGATAGCCaagtgtcacagttttaggatttgttcGTTAATAACAGTTGttttatttgtatataaataggatagttgttatcagaaaaaAGGGTGTGAAAatttacttgtacaaaattcctgcaaatactcaaagtacccgtgtgagagaaaagagtcatatttggaacatgtatgtgtaaacaaacaccaattcttttgaagttttattttataaagtttGAAGTTCTTTACCAATTTCTCTTTACATCTACTAGTCAGTTATCTTTCTGCATTTCTTCTTTCGACACTTTATGTTCTGTCagttattttctgccatttatctTATCTTGTCAAATTTACATCTATTTAAACGTTTCTAATCAACACTTTTTTTCGACAATAACAACTTTATAAACCAAATGAAAAGTACAAAAGCCGTTCTAGAGATTTACGAAGTTATTtagatttgcacatgtcctaggatttgtgtggttgatcttgcaagtaacccaattctacaagttttggtaaatcagaggttgttcgccaaaattcacagcgaacaaattggcacgcccagtgggacagtgcaaAAATCTAAAACTTAGATAATCGTTAATCAAGGTTTTTTCTTCGTTGTATGAGACtaagaagcggtaaattagccgtatctgacgtagaaagacctaaaagaacaagagtaaggaaaatggcgaatcagccaaataatccaaataatcCTAATCCAAGTGAAGCCATACCAGTATCTAACCCTATCCCTTCGACGGGAGGCAATGTAGGACcagtccctgtgtcagaggctaTGCCTTCGTCAACAGGGTCAATACCAGCGGTTTCAATTTCGCAAAATGCGCCTAGTTCGTCCGTTAGGGCGCAACAAATGCCTGTTGGGACACCCCCTCCTATgggaaacacttctaggccttttgtgacgaatttcaccatgcctctgcccggtagggaacaaccatttggaatgccaacttcagtaATGACAAATCTACACAATTCCCCGGTAGTGTATTCTAATTCTATGGCCAATATGTCTTCACCTTTACAGGGGTCAGGATATGGCGGAAACATGAGTAGACTaaatcaacaaccactttacgtgccgccgataacaaataattcggcgcaggtgattagacaacaaatggacgagagtgatcatgatatggtccagatgttgacacaacaaatgggagcggtgtttaatcctctaattcaaaataccacccaaacaaaccaattgttggcagcgcagatgacgcgcattgctgacttttttggggtccctcaaactcgacacagagaacaagtggttcataacccagtggtagcggtccaggaagagcctacgataaaccaaataccgttagacaatcctcagacaaacgtcagaaaccaagaggatgtagtcgaacagcctcgtgtcgaaatccctATTTCAGAAGAacctagaaggatagtaatccagagaggccaggaCGCGGATGCTGTGTTGCAACAGCGAATCTGGTATAATAACCCTCCTGTCGAAAGTAATTTAGcggccatggtcgaaacgataatggcacaaaatgggatgaacatgGGATTACAAAGGCCCAGTTACGCTTCCCCACTATCGaaatatattctgcaagaagaactgccaccaaggtggaaagttcctaagttcacaaagttctcaggAGACACTAGTGAATCCACCatagaacatgtggcacgttatctgatcgaaGCGGGGGAAATAGaccgtaatgaaaatttgaaaataaaatatttccctagttccttgAAGAAAAACGCGTTcacttggtttacatctttgcctgcaaactcagtgtatacgtggacccaattagaaaggttgttccatgagcaattttacatgggacaaacaaaaataagtctgaaaggATTAGCCAGTTTAAGAGAAAACActcagaaccaatagatgattatttaaataggttcagattgctaaaggctagatgtttcactccagtgccagaacatgagttagtcgaaatggccgcagggggactagattattctataaggaagaaactagatacccagtatctgagggatatggcacaattagcagatagagtgagacaggtcgaaaggttaagggacgagaaattcagagcaaataagaataaaaaagaaagggtggcctacgtaggggttcgccaagatgatgagtacgacgaaaatgaaccaagtaacttcgacgaacaagagattgacttagcagaactaaaacaaggcccaccttattcgtgtaaagtactaactccgtcgaacggaaacccagtcgaaaccaatgataagttccccaaaagaACTTATACattcgacatcaccaaatgtgacgaaatttTCGATTTGTTGGTTAAAcatggtcaattaataaaaccaccaggcgctaaagaactgcttatggaacaacagaaaaagagaggtttttgtaaataccataattttctgggccataaaacgtctcgttgtttccttttcagggatctcgttcagaatgatatccgtgacggaaggctaaagtttggtgataagccaaaacaacagatgaggatCGATTCGAATCCCATGCAGCCAGTCGAAGCCCATTACGTTGAACCATCCATTGTGAACATGGTGGAGTTCGAAATTGCTCCTGATGGCAATCTCGAAATGGTGGAAGCCGTTGGAGAATTCGACACAAATGTCAACATGGTggagattgctgatgatctcgcAAACCAGAACGAAGTTAAAGTTACTGAAGGCTTTGATGACCAGAATAAGatggaaactactgaaggtttcgatAAAAAGGACAGCGACAATACTGCCGAAGATGGTTTGGTTCGACAGGACGAGAATTGGGACTGCTTGGGACAACCAAGTGGGAAGTACGATTATCTCGTGAAATAAAATGCGCCGACAAGTtctcagatcgacatcaacacaatccaaccaagcggttgAGGAGATGTTCCTTCAGACAACAATGAAAAAATATTTGAAACAATTGAGAATCCCCCTATTATAAAAAGgaaggttactgaagacctcaCCATTGAAAACAAGGATACTGAAGGCCTTGATTCTGATCAAAGAAAGACAGGTGATGCCGCAAACTGCTTCAACACCGTGGGACCTTTCAGCAAAGAGGTCACAAGAATCAAAACAAAAGTTGTGAATGATCCTACGAAGCCTATGACCAGTGGAATCCTGCGCAGAATAATGGAAGACCCCAAAAGAAATTGGAACAAATgttgttgcaaacatggtcccaggaacATGTCTTGGTGCTGCTGCCCAGAAAAGGAGTCGGACCATATACCAAGTGGTGTCGAAGTCTAAGAAGAAGGACTCATCAAGAAAATGAACGACTTAAGCATTGCTGACGAACGAAATGTTGGGATAAACATGGTGGAAGTATCTCAGGGAGATCAAGCTGAAATGGGTGAAGATCGTCGTCGAAAGgagtaccaaaggctggcgtaTCCCAAAGAGGAAGAAAACCTAatagaattcatcaagaggtgccaaaggatgaaaaccgaagtgatgctatgcccacgctgcagtgcgatcttcgacaggaaggcagcaacaAACCTGGAAGCAGTGGATAAAGCCAAGAGGAAAGAAAATTGGGGGACAGTAAGGtatgacccaaggagaagtgatcacCACCAGTGGAGGCATGGAGAGAGACACCATAACACCTATAAACCATCAAATAAAGCAACGAatgacaaatgggttcaacccattagagatgCCCAAGGGCAGAAAAAATGGGGAAAGTTCGAGGTTCAGAGAGGCGCTTCAATGGaaggtgtcgcaacctgaaaaatacagtgcgcgaaaaaacaaccggcgaaagaaaatgacagaagagtcgccaccgtgcgttattcatcccaaaggagggaaaggaaacgctcgaagtaaacctgaaaaaggaaaggacaagacggggtcttgcaaccaaatcttgggcTCGGGAgtcgggagtcggttatgcgaagggaaggtattagcacccctacgcatccgtagtactctacgggatccacttttgtagttcttgtctaaagggtgtgggtttatctaatgtgttatttactaaaaaagggggttaaatgaaaatgactcgcgcggatgtcgcatccactgcatacgtatctcatatgaatatgagaatcagagtcttcgtagctcggctacctaggggttaagggtaattgtgctcgctaagacatcgcgtcttatgcctatgtatctcatctggcctgagaatcagagcaaaacgtagttcggctaactatggggttatggattgggttttggacgaacgacgtcactacgcaatctaccggatgctcgacctttggagacttactcgcctgtagtagaaggagtcaacgtgttgctttgggttttagggtttgggatgctcaagggcaaaaaggcagtccttgacgaaggaaccgcgctacctgcagggatacaaacacatacaaaacaaacatgtataaagtaaatgtgccaacaaggggctcagaagtaaataaacaaaagaaaacaaatgcctcctatcgaggtcttccagctaagaaagcgataaaatgcggaaaagaggtaaaagtaccacacggataaagatccgaagtaacagcaattaaaggggtaagaaacccagggatctcccaagctaatgccatcaaagaaaggtgagtcagtacaggtaatcggaatgaacctccagggggtatcccacaaataaagtgggaaaaccacgcaaaccatctctgcaagagtctgtgagccctcacaaaaactcaacaaaagggttagtgaaacacgataagcatttttttcatggataacagtatggtttcagaaacctcaaaccctgtggcatacatttcagaaatcatgtgattaaacattcaaggcataggtttcacccattcatgcataattaaacccgtgggcaaaaacataatgaaattcatccatcatacctcatacattcagatgatccaaattaagagcataaaatcatgggaatgaggcaaacctgatgggagagaccggttgaaatcaaatggcacggctgggttcgcaaggcaatgttagggtttgcttgagatgaaagtgtgtgagtcagattgaatttttcagagctgcctgggggttgctctgagttctctgtcaggtttctctccaggttttgtcaagggttttgtttcaaggaaaccttagagtattttgcttctcttcctttttctgtctgatctccctcttttataacctgattttcatggctttgtgggctcaaatgagagaggtccaagtccaagtttttctattatattttatttatttattttttattattatttttatttatttatttatttttgtaaaaaattatttatttatttatttatttatttattttatttatttttattgacatgatgaaatgcaatatgaaatgctaaatgaatgcatgaatgaggagggcaaattttggggtgttacagaaggcaagaaggaaatggaaaagcacaagccaagaccatatccttcagaaaactacaaaggaaaaaaccctatgtcgagatcccaatggagaagattccagaggcagaagagggcagaaaaGGAGGCTGCAGAAAAGAGCATGAATGGAAAAGACACTGACAGCAAAGATAAAGCAGAGTCTAGTAACAATCTCCGGATAATGAGCAGAAAAGAGACTTCCCTCCAGATCAATCCTGGTAGCATCGTCGAACCAGTGGCGTCGAAAGAGAAGATGCAGGAAGACGACGAAGAAACTGACAACTTTGAATCTGACTCAGAAGCATCCTTTAATGTGATCTGCAACGTGGTATCTATTCTCCCTAGAGATTATGATAGAGTAATGGAGGTCGAAGACGAAGAAGACGAGATGGAAGAAGAAACAATGGCACACAGGCCCGTCTGCTACTACGTGATGAACACTGGGTGCGTCGAGGAGCAGAATGCTTTCTTCGAAAGGCCAGATGATtccatgaaagcgcatttgaaGCCTTTAttcataaaaggaaaggtggagAGTGTTGGTGTAAACAAGATACTGGTGGATGGGGGAGCATCAGTAAATTTGATGCCCTATTTTATGCTGAAGAGGATTGGGAAAGATGACTCAGACGCaaaacctcacaacatggtgctgtcgaaCTATGAAGGGAAAGTAGGAACCACTATGGGTGTCATCCAAGTGAATTTGactgttggaaccataacaaggccaacGATGTTTATGGTCATTGCTTCAAGGGCGAACTACAACCTATTacttggaagggagtggattcatggCGTAGGAGTCGTACCCTCTTCAATGCATTAGCAaatagccatatggaggccagacgGGATCGTCGAAAACATTGAGGTTGATCAAAGCTATTTCATGACAGAGATAAACAATGTCAACAGTCAAAGTTTCGACAAGAACCTGACTCACATACCTCCATGCAGCCCAGCCGAATTCGACTTAAAGGCAACAGACAACGCCGactgctccatgtaccttcatcttacacatggtttccagtgggacaaagaagtaattggcgaatcttacatgtggggaactactcatatagcgccaacaggatggggaagcgaatttgacgatgacgagtaaagaatcagcgctcgaaaaaattacggcttacatagccgaaaacaaactcaaagaggcccttgaggctgaagtaaaatacatggctgtcgaagccaacgaagaaaattccaacaaacaatgtccccAAAGAGACGTTGCAGAGGATCATGATAACAACCAAATGGGcgaatggcaacaccaaaagcttgacgccatttatgacgacgaacctctagggttcgaaaaagatcccgtgtcaactaacgagaagatggtagcgcaggatccattagaagaaataaacttaggagtgggggAAGAAAatagaccaacctacataagcgcaaaaatggacccccagttcaaggtcgaaataatccagttgctgaaagagttcaaagactgcttcgcatgggattacgacgagatgcctggtCTAGACAGAAGTTTGGTCGAACTGCAGCTAccaataatggaaggaaagaagccagtaaagcagactccacgacgcttcgcaccagaaactctgtcgaaaataaaagaagaggtcgaaagacttctaaaatgcaaattcatccgcacaaccaggtatgtcaaatggattgcaaatattgttcctgtagttaagaaaaatggaaaacttagggtatgcattgattttcgagacttaaattcggctaccccaaaggatgaatatcctatgccagtggcagaaatgcttaTAGATGCTGCATCAggccatgagtacttaagtatgttagacggatactctggctataatcaaatttttattgctgaagaagatgttcctaaaacggcCTTCCACTGTCCTGGAAcaataggaacgtacgaatgggtagtaatgccttttggtttaaagaacgctggagcaacttaccaacgtgctatgaattccatctttcatgactttattgaaactttcatgcaagtgtacaTAGACGATATCGTaattaagtctgtttcaggaaaaagtcacatagatcatcttcgacaatcctttgaaaggatgaggaagtttggtttgaaaatgaatccacttaaatgtgcttttggtgtgcaggcgggtgatttcttaggttttgtggtccacaagaaagggatcgaaataaatgaaaacaaagccaaagccataatggaggcgaaagcgccatcaacgaAAAAGGGTTTGCAGTCTCTGCTAGGAAAGTTCAACTTCCTCAAAAGATTTATCTCC from Lathyrus oleraceus cultivar Zhongwan6 chromosome 7, CAAS_Psat_ZW6_1.0, whole genome shotgun sequence encodes the following:
- the LOC127102892 gene encoding uncharacterized protein LOC127102892, with amino-acid sequence MNGKDTDSKDKAESSNNLRIMSRKETSLQINPGSIVEPVASKEKMQEDDEETDNFESDSEASFNVICNVVSILPRDYDRVMEVEDEEDEMEEETMAHRPVCYYVMNTGCVEEQNAFFERPDDSMKAHLKPLFIKGKVESVGVNKILVDGGASVNLMPYFMLKRIGKDDSDAKPHNMVLSNYEGKVGTTMGVIQVNLTVGTITRPTMFMVIASRANYNLLLGREWIHGVGVVPSSMH